In the genome of Streptomyces sp. V2I9, one region contains:
- the moaC gene encoding cyclic pyranopterin monophosphate synthase MoaC codes for MSTQNRLTHIDEAGAARMVDVSAKDVTTRVARASGRVLVAPRVIELLRGEGVPKGDALATARIAGIMGAKRTPDLIPLCHPLAVSGVKVDLAVADDAVEITATVKTTDRTGVEMEALTAVSVAALTVVDMVKAVDKGAVITDVRVEAKSGGTSGDYRRTAPEGTDA; via the coding sequence TTGAGTACGCAGAACAGGCTGACGCACATCGACGAGGCGGGCGCGGCCCGCATGGTCGACGTATCGGCGAAGGACGTCACCACCCGCGTCGCCCGCGCGTCGGGCCGGGTGCTCGTCGCGCCGCGCGTGATCGAGCTGCTGCGCGGCGAGGGGGTCCCCAAGGGCGACGCCCTCGCCACCGCCCGGATCGCCGGGATCATGGGGGCCAAGCGCACCCCGGACCTGATCCCGCTCTGCCACCCGCTGGCCGTCTCCGGCGTGAAGGTCGACCTGGCCGTGGCCGACGACGCGGTGGAGATCACGGCCACCGTGAAGACGACGGACCGCACGGGCGTCGAGATGGAGGCGCTGACCGCGGTGTCGGTGGCGGCCCTCACGGTCGTCGACATGGTCAAGGCGGTCGACAAGGGCGCGGTCATCACCGACGTACGGGTCGAGGCGAAGTCGGGCGGCACGTCCGGCGACTACCGGCGCACCGCGCCGGAGGGAACCGACGCGTGA
- the glpR gene encoding gephyrin-like molybdotransferase receptor GlpR translates to MSSSGLIYAVIVGAWAAYLVPMWLRRQDELNEARPTERFSTAIRLLSGRAAMERRYAKELRERTAEEAAPDIDPDRETDRMESVDVRAFAAPPAHTEARLGDPASAPERAQGDQASDRSAHDRRAGQPSPDRPAHERRSGDGCPADQVPPARRRPHSEAAAAERARRAQRTQVLARRRRTTVVLFLAFTLGAIVAAVGGLGFLWAPAVPAVLLSTYIVHLRAQERRRFAFTMDRRRAEDAAQRLRENRPRRHQPAAPDAAEPDDDSETHHAEPEPTPTVSPQEAGRRALVEQTDHAEWVDQQRERGRVQGDSWEPVPVPLPTYVTAPVAPRATGGVEVGDPETWSAARSSTAEPQTGTSHPTAPAVDPAPRQRTNQSRRNRDRGRTPLFDQYDDEDRPRAANE, encoded by the coding sequence GTGAGCAGCAGCGGCCTCATCTACGCAGTCATCGTCGGGGCCTGGGCCGCCTACTTGGTGCCGATGTGGCTCCGCAGGCAGGACGAGCTGAACGAAGCCCGTCCGACAGAGCGCTTCAGCACCGCCATCCGGCTGCTGTCCGGACGGGCGGCGATGGAGCGCCGGTACGCCAAGGAGCTGCGGGAGCGCACCGCCGAGGAGGCGGCGCCCGACATCGACCCGGACCGGGAAACGGACCGTATGGAATCCGTGGACGTCCGGGCCTTCGCCGCGCCTCCGGCGCATACGGAAGCCAGACTGGGCGATCCGGCGAGCGCGCCCGAGCGCGCCCAGGGGGACCAGGCGTCCGACCGCTCGGCGCACGACCGCAGGGCGGGGCAGCCGTCGCCGGACCGCCCGGCGCACGAGCGCCGGTCCGGCGACGGCTGCCCCGCCGATCAGGTGCCCCCCGCCCGGCGACGCCCGCACTCCGAGGCGGCCGCCGCCGAACGGGCCCGGCGCGCCCAGCGCACCCAGGTCCTGGCCCGGCGGCGGCGCACCACCGTCGTCCTCTTCCTGGCCTTCACCCTCGGCGCGATCGTCGCGGCGGTCGGCGGCCTCGGCTTCCTGTGGGCGCCCGCCGTGCCGGCCGTGCTGCTGAGCACGTACATCGTGCACCTGCGCGCCCAGGAACGGCGGCGGTTCGCCTTCACCATGGACCGCCGCCGGGCCGAGGACGCGGCGCAGCGGCTGCGCGAGAACCGCCCGCGCAGGCACCAGCCCGCCGCCCCCGACGCGGCCGAGCCCGACGACGACTCCGAAACCCACCACGCGGAGCCGGAGCCCACGCCCACGGTCTCCCCCCAGGAAGCCGGCCGCCGTGCCCTCGTCGAGCAGACGGACCACGCGGAGTGGGTGGATCAGCAGCGCGAGCGCGGCCGCGTCCAGGGAGACAGCTGGGAGCCCGTTCCCGTACCGCTGCCGACCTATGTCACCGCGCCCGTCGCCCCGCGCGCCACGGGGGGCGTGGAGGTCGGGGACCCGGAGACCTGGAGCGCGGCACGCTCCAGCACCGCCGAGCCGCAGACGGGCACTTCGCATCCGACGGCCCCCGCGGTCGACCCGGCGCCGCGCCAGCGCACCAACCAGTCCCGCCGCAACCGCGACCGGGGCCGCACGCCGCTCTTCGACCAGTACGACGACGAGGACCGGCCGCGCGCGGCCAACGAGTGA
- the galU gene encoding UTP--glucose-1-phosphate uridylyltransferase GalU, whose protein sequence is MTQSHPRISKAVIPAAGLGTRFLPATKATPKEMLPVVDKPAIQYVVEEAVAAGLSDVLMITGRNKRPLEDHFDRNYELESALTRKGDAERLAKVQESSDLATMHYVRQGDPRGLGHAVLCAAPHVGDQPFAVLLGDDLIDPRDPLLARMVEIQEREGGSVIALMEVEPSQIHLYGCAAADATVDGDVVRVTDLVEKPDPADAPSNLAIIGRYVLDPAVFDILRHTEPGRGGEIQLTDALQLLAADETIGGPVHGVVFKGRRYDTGDRGDYLRAIVRLACEREDLGPDFRTWLRKYVAEEL, encoded by the coding sequence ATGACTCAGTCGCACCCCAGGATCAGCAAGGCCGTCATTCCGGCAGCGGGTCTCGGCACCCGGTTCCTGCCCGCCACGAAGGCCACTCCCAAGGAGATGCTGCCTGTCGTCGACAAGCCGGCCATCCAGTATGTCGTCGAGGAGGCCGTGGCAGCGGGCCTGTCCGACGTGCTGATGATCACCGGCCGCAACAAGCGCCCGCTCGAGGACCACTTCGACCGCAACTACGAGCTGGAGTCCGCGCTCACCCGCAAGGGCGACGCCGAACGCCTCGCCAAGGTCCAGGAGTCCAGCGACCTGGCCACCATGCACTACGTCCGCCAGGGCGACCCCCGCGGCCTCGGGCACGCCGTGCTGTGCGCCGCCCCGCACGTGGGAGACCAGCCCTTCGCGGTGCTCCTCGGCGACGACCTGATCGACCCGCGCGACCCGCTGCTGGCCCGGATGGTCGAGATCCAGGAGCGTGAAGGCGGCAGCGTCATCGCGCTGATGGAGGTCGAGCCCTCCCAGATCCACCTGTACGGCTGCGCGGCGGCGGACGCCACCGTCGACGGCGACGTCGTCCGCGTGACCGATCTGGTCGAGAAGCCGGACCCGGCCGACGCCCCCAGCAACCTCGCCATCATCGGCCGGTACGTCCTGGACCCCGCGGTCTTCGACATACTGCGACACACCGAGCCGGGCCGCGGCGGCGAGATCCAGCTCACCGACGCGCTCCAGCTGCTCGCCGCGGACGAGACGATCGGCGGTCCGGTGCACGGCGTCGTCTTCAAGGGCCGCCGCTACGACACCGGCGACCGGGGCGACTATCTGCGTGCCATTGTCAGACTGGCGTGCGAACGTGAAGACCTGGGGCCGGACTTCCGGACCTGGCTGCGCAAGTACGTCGCTGAGGAGTTGTGA
- a CDS encoding helix-turn-helix transcriptional regulator, giving the protein MFDIVHINLEERISMPGGTQRSTTPRDLAEDPDAWPHAIMTGHPQARVVQALARALGERLKERGLSLRQAATLTGVNRQAIVNLLNGISWPDVVTVSLLEDGLDVALWPGAASPASEKCG; this is encoded by the coding sequence TTGTTCGACATAGTGCACATCAACCTGGAGGAGCGCATCTCGATGCCCGGTGGCACCCAGCGCAGTACGACGCCGAGGGACCTTGCCGAGGACCCGGACGCGTGGCCCCACGCGATCATGACCGGTCACCCTCAAGCTCGGGTCGTCCAGGCGCTCGCGCGCGCCCTCGGGGAGAGGCTGAAGGAGCGAGGGCTGAGCCTGCGGCAGGCCGCCACCCTTACCGGGGTCAACCGGCAGGCGATCGTCAATCTGCTCAACGGGATCAGCTGGCCCGACGTGGTCACCGTGAGCCTGCTGGAGGACGGTCTCGACGTCGCATTGTGGCCGGGGGCTGCGAGCCCTGCCTCGGAGAAATGCGGATGA
- a CDS encoding phosphoadenosine phosphosulfate reductase family protein encodes MTDADGTSSKKRHVLGISGGKDSSSLAIYMRDRVPEMEYFFCDTGAELPETYEYLNRLEGALGKPIERLNSSRDFDHWLEVYQGTLPSPQMRWCTKNLKIRPLEEWIGDDEAISYVAIRADENRLGYVSTKPNITAVFPFREDGIDRAGVDRILEEAGIGLPGYYEWRTRSGCYFCFFQRKHEWVGLKDRHPELYEKAVAYEDKLKHQDTAMQGRKYTWSQGESLGELIERRDEIEAKHEAALERAAKRVKPNRPLLEILSDALDEDDDSAACAVCHL; translated from the coding sequence GTGACAGACGCCGACGGCACGAGCAGCAAGAAGCGCCACGTACTCGGGATCTCAGGGGGTAAGGACTCCTCATCCCTCGCGATCTACATGCGCGACCGGGTGCCGGAGATGGAGTACTTCTTCTGCGACACCGGGGCCGAGCTGCCCGAGACCTACGAGTACCTGAATCGCCTCGAAGGCGCGCTCGGCAAGCCCATTGAGCGGCTCAACTCCTCCCGCGACTTCGATCACTGGCTGGAGGTCTACCAGGGGACGCTGCCCAGCCCTCAGATGCGCTGGTGCACGAAGAACCTGAAGATCCGGCCGCTCGAAGAGTGGATCGGCGACGACGAAGCCATCTCATACGTCGCAATCCGTGCCGACGAGAATCGGCTGGGCTACGTCAGCACCAAGCCAAACATCACGGCGGTCTTCCCCTTCCGTGAAGACGGGATCGACCGCGCGGGCGTCGACCGCATCCTCGAAGAGGCCGGCATTGGCCTGCCTGGCTACTACGAGTGGCGTACCCGCTCCGGCTGCTACTTCTGCTTCTTCCAGCGGAAGCACGAGTGGGTGGGCCTCAAGGACCGACACCCAGAGCTATACGAGAAGGCCGTCGCCTACGAAGACAAGCTCAAGCACCAGGACACGGCCATGCAGGGTCGCAAGTACACCTGGTCTCAGGGCGAGTCCTTGGGTGAACTGATAGAACGCCGCGACGAGATCGAGGCCAAGCACGAGGCTGCCCTTGAGCGCGCAGCCAAGCGTGTGAAGCCGAACCGGCCGCTGTTGGAGATCCTCTCCGATGCGCTCGACGAGGATGACGACTCGGCGGCTTGCGCGGTCTGCCACCTCTGA
- a CDS encoding GNAT family N-acetyltransferase, giving the protein MTLTDGEIVLRPIRMRDQREWREVNRRNRDWLRPWEATIPPPAPGGPVAQRPTYRQMVRHLRAEAHAGRMLPFAIEYEGRLVGQLTVAGITWGSMCSGHVGYWIDRGVAGRGVMPTAVALAVDHCFRTVGLHRIEVCIRPENAPSRRVVEKLGFRSEGVRPRYLHIDGAWRDHLIFALTAEEVPEGMLRRWRRSRPEPPRDPGPTEEIR; this is encoded by the coding sequence GTGACGCTGACGGACGGCGAGATCGTCCTGCGCCCGATAAGGATGCGCGACCAGCGGGAGTGGCGCGAGGTCAACCGGCGCAACCGGGACTGGCTGCGCCCCTGGGAGGCCACCATCCCGCCGCCCGCCCCCGGCGGCCCGGTCGCGCAGCGTCCCACGTACCGGCAGATGGTCCGCCATCTGCGCGCCGAGGCGCACGCGGGGCGGATGCTGCCGTTCGCCATCGAGTACGAGGGCCGGCTGGTCGGCCAGCTCACGGTGGCGGGCATCACCTGGGGCTCGATGTGCTCCGGCCACGTCGGCTACTGGATCGACCGGGGTGTCGCCGGACGCGGGGTCATGCCGACGGCCGTGGCCCTCGCTGTGGACCACTGCTTCCGCACCGTGGGTCTGCACCGCATCGAGGTCTGCATCCGGCCGGAGAACGCGCCGAGCCGCCGGGTGGTGGAGAAGCTCGGATTCCGTTCGGAGGGTGTGCGCCCGCGCTACCTCCACATCGACGGGGCCTGGCGGGACCACCTGATCTTCGCTCTCACCGCCGAGGAGGTGCCCGAGGGGATGCTCCGGCGCTGGCGCCGATCACGCCCGGAGCCACCACGCGACCCCGGACCGACCGAGGAAATAAGATAA
- the glp gene encoding gephyrin-like molybdotransferase Glp — MSSTIWSVDEHLDDILAAVRPLEPIELQLPDAQGCVLVKDVVVEVALPPFDNSSMDGYAVRVADVEGASEKFPAVLTVIGDVAAGSAGLADDQVVGPGQAARIMTGAPLPAGAEAVVPVEWTDGGTGEGAADTMRAHSDAPEGATGEVRVHRPVTAGAHVREAGGDVKPGELALAAGSVVGPAQIGLLAAIGCSTVVVRPRPRVVVLSTGSELVQPGEKLTAGQIYDSNSFALTAAARAAGAIAYRVGAVTDDAETLRATIEDQLIRADLVVTTGGVSVGAYDVVKEALSSVGDEDEPGSGVEFRKLAMQPGKPQGFGSIGPDHTPLLALPGNPVSAYVSFELFVRPAIRALMGLDDVHRPTVRARLDTGQALTSPEGRRQFLRGRYDAEEGTVTPVGGAGSHLIAALAQADALIVVDEDVTSVEPGTETDVILLR; from the coding sequence GTGAGCAGCACGATCTGGTCGGTGGACGAGCATCTGGACGACATTCTCGCCGCCGTGCGTCCGCTGGAGCCCATCGAGCTGCAGCTGCCCGACGCCCAGGGCTGTGTGCTCGTCAAGGACGTCGTCGTCGAGGTGGCCCTGCCGCCCTTCGACAACAGCTCCATGGACGGGTACGCGGTCCGGGTCGCCGATGTCGAGGGCGCGAGCGAGAAGTTCCCCGCCGTCCTCACCGTCATCGGTGACGTCGCAGCGGGCAGCGCGGGGCTCGCCGACGACCAGGTCGTGGGGCCGGGGCAGGCCGCCCGCATCATGACGGGCGCCCCGCTGCCCGCCGGCGCCGAGGCCGTGGTCCCGGTCGAGTGGACCGACGGCGGTACGGGCGAGGGCGCGGCCGACACCATGCGCGCCCACAGCGATGCGCCCGAGGGCGCCACGGGAGAGGTCCGGGTGCACCGGCCCGTCACGGCGGGCGCCCATGTGCGCGAGGCCGGCGGCGACGTCAAGCCCGGTGAACTGGCCCTGGCCGCCGGGTCGGTCGTCGGCCCGGCCCAGATCGGACTGCTCGCGGCGATCGGCTGCTCCACCGTGGTCGTCCGGCCCCGCCCCCGCGTGGTCGTCCTCTCCACCGGCAGCGAACTGGTCCAGCCCGGCGAGAAGCTGACCGCCGGCCAGATCTACGACTCCAACAGCTTCGCCCTGACCGCCGCCGCGCGGGCCGCCGGGGCCATCGCCTACCGGGTCGGCGCGGTGACCGACGACGCCGAGACGCTGCGCGCCACCATCGAGGACCAGTTGATCCGCGCGGACCTCGTCGTCACCACGGGCGGCGTCAGCGTCGGCGCGTACGACGTCGTCAAGGAGGCGCTGTCGTCCGTGGGCGACGAGGACGAGCCGGGCAGCGGCGTCGAGTTCCGCAAGCTCGCCATGCAGCCGGGCAAGCCGCAGGGCTTCGGTTCGATCGGCCCGGACCACACCCCGCTGCTGGCCCTGCCGGGCAACCCGGTCTCGGCGTACGTCTCCTTCGAACTGTTCGTCCGCCCCGCCATCCGCGCCCTGATGGGCCTGGACGACGTGCACCGCCCCACGGTCCGCGCCCGGCTGGACACGGGCCAGGCGCTCACCTCGCCGGAGGGCCGCCGCCAGTTCCTGCGCGGCCGGTACGACGCGGAGGAGGGCACGGTGACGCCGGTCGGCGGCGCCGGCTCGCATCTCATCGCCGCGCTCGCGCAGGCGGACGCGCTGATCGTGGTGGACGAGGACGTCACCTCGGTCGAGCCCGGCACGGAGACGGACGTGATCCTGCTCCGCTGA
- a CDS encoding ATP-binding protein, whose amino-acid sequence MTTATQPSARTRAKHTGAQIPAGISFVGTEFRSTNLERDVYDADLHSPYVGVRAFDVLDRVGNALGDLKRSRAWSFTGPYGSGKSTLSNLIDALLGHDTNRRAAAHEAVSATHPALAQEIAENRDTHPGDGFLGAVTTARREPLAVTVHRALQTAVERKWKKRVPKDIASVMAACAETDVPTTDSLLNAVTTLCGRAPLLLIIDEFGKTLEHLVSVEANRKNADSDVFLLQLLAEKGAGAKGLPLYIFTLQHLAFSDYTSRSNSVQTQEWAKIQGRFEDVTFAPNLGDALYLLQRKLDHSALPEQSHKLIKAQAQAAHGIWRHQSLHSVVDVSVESFANLYPLHPLTAVAAPLMASQIGQNDRSLSGFLVNDEPFTVRRSLDTFAASSPERASTLRIPQLYDFFFSAGRTTILASSKASRWLEINTRLEEANGLPEEDQSLLKAIGVLNLIDADGMLRATPAMIQFALNDPIDATDVNRFEQLKKRLDKLVKDGLVVHREYSDEYRIWQGTDVDIDARVSEIASQLQPDDVVRYFNKHLGSNVLPNAVAAGAHSQLTGMQRHFVTAVSHKTEKLRGPKIVQDAADGMLVFHLGELKNSPQVDSPLPVVVGLTRNPQAVLAAGTTLVALQDLMGDEELDHVARREIKERAGEFSQKITALLAEAFRPGSDESSWYLWASGEDTDGDPAQELSARSYAGLVSEACNVVYHQTPHVRNEMVGRHQLTSNAARTRREVLTAMIEKTGLARLGWPEDKFPAERALYDGVVEHLGLHRATGEVSGSASSGGTLHTHGMARPNAEKNSSVMPVWEALEEALSEATEPTPIVDIYERLMAAPYGVKAGVVPILVVAGLILRGNDVALFEEGNYCPRLTAAIVERLNVPYPERFTVKSTPVDRGQRRLVLDGLVKSLDVDIPRSRANRNPALLAVTRGMLDRILVLDQYSRKTQRLSEDTLAVRDVLSRATDPDNLVFKELPEALGFEEITPGTKKDAEAAESFIERLTSALNELTGASESLQRYVVDTLAKEFRLPATSITELRAGLAERLQGFADASLEVSLHGFVSRVTNEMLPDDDWLGTVVVQLVNQALGDWTDRDMDRFPRVVQDRARALDRVSHLYSVTEAEEVEDLEEAEAKDSPVTVRSAATKRAKPKPRQIDTHLLTLTTPQGAEERTLIHVPKKSRNAADKLVVSVIRQAEEALGPDGARILLAALAERLSQQDSATSERKEQP is encoded by the coding sequence GTGACCACGGCCACCCAGCCTTCTGCTCGCACCAGGGCGAAGCACACTGGTGCCCAGATCCCCGCCGGGATCAGCTTCGTTGGCACGGAGTTCCGCTCCACCAACCTCGAACGCGACGTATACGACGCGGACCTGCATTCCCCGTACGTCGGTGTACGCGCGTTCGACGTTCTCGACCGCGTGGGCAACGCTCTGGGCGACCTCAAGCGCTCCCGCGCATGGTCCTTCACCGGACCGTACGGGTCCGGCAAGTCGACGCTCTCCAACTTGATCGACGCTCTGCTCGGTCACGACACGAACCGCAGAGCCGCTGCTCACGAGGCCGTTTCGGCAACGCACCCAGCACTTGCGCAGGAGATCGCCGAGAACCGGGATACCCACCCTGGCGACGGCTTCCTGGGCGCAGTCACCACGGCTCGTCGTGAGCCGCTGGCGGTTACCGTCCACCGGGCACTCCAGACTGCGGTGGAACGTAAGTGGAAGAAGCGTGTTCCGAAGGACATCGCGTCCGTCATGGCTGCCTGCGCTGAGACGGACGTCCCGACTACGGACAGCCTGCTGAATGCCGTCACCACGCTGTGCGGCAGGGCACCGCTTCTACTGATCATCGATGAGTTCGGCAAGACGCTGGAACACCTGGTGTCCGTCGAGGCGAACAGGAAGAACGCCGACAGCGACGTCTTCCTGCTCCAACTCCTCGCGGAGAAGGGTGCCGGAGCAAAGGGCCTCCCGCTCTACATCTTCACCCTGCAGCACCTGGCGTTCAGTGACTACACCTCTCGGTCGAACTCGGTCCAGACCCAGGAATGGGCCAAGATCCAGGGCCGTTTCGAGGACGTCACCTTCGCCCCGAACCTCGGTGACGCGCTCTACCTTCTTCAGCGGAAGTTGGACCACTCCGCCTTGCCGGAGCAGAGCCACAAGTTGATCAAGGCGCAGGCTCAGGCCGCCCACGGAATCTGGCGTCACCAGTCGCTGCACTCGGTGGTCGATGTCTCCGTAGAGTCATTCGCCAACCTGTACCCGCTGCACCCGCTCACTGCAGTTGCCGCGCCGCTCATGGCATCTCAGATCGGCCAGAACGACCGCAGCCTCAGCGGTTTCCTCGTCAACGACGAACCGTTCACCGTGCGGCGCAGCTTGGACACGTTTGCGGCCAGCTCTCCGGAACGAGCCTCAACGCTGCGCATTCCGCAGCTGTACGACTTCTTCTTCTCTGCCGGGCGGACCACGATTCTCGCCTCTTCCAAGGCGAGCCGCTGGCTGGAGATCAACACCCGGCTCGAAGAGGCTAACGGCCTCCCGGAAGAAGACCAGTCGCTCCTCAAGGCCATCGGCGTCCTGAACCTCATCGACGCGGACGGCATGCTGCGGGCGACGCCAGCGATGATTCAGTTCGCGCTGAACGACCCGATCGACGCTACCGACGTCAACCGCTTCGAGCAGCTGAAGAAGCGGCTGGACAAGCTGGTGAAGGACGGGCTCGTCGTCCACCGCGAGTACAGCGACGAGTACCGGATCTGGCAGGGCACCGATGTCGATATCGACGCCCGGGTCAGCGAGATCGCCTCGCAGCTCCAGCCTGATGACGTCGTCCGCTATTTCAACAAGCACCTCGGCAGCAACGTTCTCCCGAACGCGGTCGCTGCCGGCGCCCACAGCCAGCTCACCGGCATGCAGCGCCACTTCGTGACCGCTGTTAGCCACAAGACCGAGAAGCTGCGCGGCCCGAAGATCGTGCAGGACGCAGCAGACGGCATGTTGGTCTTCCACCTCGGTGAACTGAAGAACAGCCCGCAAGTGGACTCTCCCCTTCCTGTCGTGGTTGGGCTCACCCGGAATCCGCAGGCGGTGCTGGCCGCGGGTACCACTCTCGTAGCTCTTCAGGACCTCATGGGCGACGAGGAACTCGACCATGTCGCCCGGCGAGAGATCAAAGAACGAGCCGGGGAGTTCTCCCAGAAGATCACGGCGTTGCTCGCGGAGGCGTTCCGCCCTGGCAGCGACGAGTCGAGCTGGTACCTCTGGGCCAGCGGTGAGGACACCGACGGGGATCCCGCCCAGGAGCTCAGTGCCCGCAGTTACGCAGGGCTCGTCTCTGAGGCGTGCAACGTGGTCTACCACCAGACCCCGCATGTCAGGAACGAAATGGTGGGCCGCCACCAGCTCACCAGCAACGCGGCTCGCACGCGGCGTGAGGTCCTCACGGCGATGATCGAGAAGACCGGCCTGGCACGGCTCGGCTGGCCCGAGGACAAGTTCCCCGCGGAGCGTGCCCTTTACGACGGAGTCGTCGAGCACCTCGGTCTGCACCGCGCCACTGGCGAGGTCAGCGGCAGCGCGAGCTCGGGCGGCACCCTCCACACCCATGGCATGGCTCGCCCCAACGCTGAGAAGAACTCCAGCGTCATGCCCGTCTGGGAAGCTCTCGAGGAGGCCCTGAGCGAGGCCACCGAGCCGACCCCCATCGTCGACATCTACGAGCGTCTCATGGCTGCGCCGTACGGCGTGAAGGCCGGTGTGGTCCCGATCCTGGTGGTCGCAGGGCTCATCCTGCGGGGCAACGACGTAGCGCTGTTCGAGGAGGGCAACTACTGCCCTCGCCTCACCGCCGCCATCGTGGAGCGCCTCAACGTTCCCTACCCGGAACGCTTTACCGTGAAGTCGACCCCCGTGGACCGGGGACAGCGCAGGCTCGTGCTCGATGGCCTGGTGAAGTCGCTCGACGTCGACATTCCTCGCAGTCGTGCAAACCGCAACCCGGCGCTGCTGGCCGTCACCCGCGGGATGCTGGACCGCATCCTGGTCCTGGATCAGTACTCCCGCAAGACTCAGCGGCTCAGTGAGGACACCCTCGCAGTCCGCGACGTTCTGTCCAGGGCTACCGACCCGGACAATCTTGTCTTCAAGGAGCTGCCGGAAGCGCTTGGTTTCGAGGAGATCACTCCTGGAACCAAGAAGGACGCGGAAGCGGCCGAGTCGTTCATCGAGCGGCTCACCTCCGCGCTCAACGAGCTCACCGGCGCGAGTGAGAGCCTCCAGCGGTACGTGGTGGACACTCTGGCCAAGGAGTTCAGGCTTCCTGCCACCAGCATCACGGAACTCCGTGCAGGTCTCGCCGAGCGACTCCAGGGCTTCGCGGACGCGTCTCTTGAGGTCAGCCTTCACGGCTTCGTGTCCCGCGTAACGAACGAGATGCTCCCCGATGACGACTGGCTCGGCACGGTCGTGGTCCAGCTGGTCAACCAGGCCCTCGGGGACTGGACCGACCGCGATATGGATCGTTTCCCTCGTGTCGTACAGGACAGGGCTCGCGCCCTCGACCGGGTCAGCCACCTCTACAGTGTCACGGAGGCCGAGGAAGTCGAGGACCTAGAGGAGGCCGAGGCCAAGGATTCACCTGTCACGGTTCGCTCCGCAGCCACAAAGCGGGCCAAGCCGAAGCCGCGGCAGATCGACACTCACCTCCTGACACTCACCACCCCCCAGGGTGCTGAAGAGCGCACGCTCATCCACGTACCCAAGAAGTCGCGGAATGCCGCGGACAAGCTCGTTGTCAGTGTCATCAGGCAAGCTGAGGAAGCACTGGGCCCGGACGGCGCACGCATCCTCCTCGCCGCGCTGGCCGAGCGCCTGTCTCAGCAGGACAGCGCCACATCCGAAAGGAAGGAGCAGCCGTGA
- a CDS encoding molybdenum cofactor biosynthesis protein B, with protein MTPPEHETPGPGRHAPEAYRALVVTASNRAAAGVYADQGGPLIAEALTGLGFTVDGPRVVPDGDPVEAALRAGVTAGYDVIVTTGGTGISPTDATPEATRRVLDHEVPGIPEAIRAEGRAKVPTAALSRGLAGVASRTLIVNLPGSTGGVKDGLAVLGRLLVHAVDQLRGGDHPRPGSPN; from the coding sequence GTGACCCCGCCCGAGCACGAGACCCCCGGCCCCGGGCGGCACGCGCCGGAGGCGTACCGCGCGCTCGTCGTCACCGCCTCCAACCGCGCCGCCGCCGGGGTGTACGCGGACCAGGGCGGCCCGCTCATCGCCGAAGCCCTCACCGGCCTCGGTTTCACGGTCGACGGACCCCGGGTCGTCCCGGACGGCGACCCGGTAGAGGCGGCCCTGCGCGCGGGCGTCACGGCCGGGTACGACGTGATCGTCACCACCGGCGGTACGGGCATCTCGCCCACCGACGCCACACCCGAGGCCACCCGGCGCGTCCTCGACCACGAGGTCCCCGGCATCCCGGAGGCGATCCGGGCCGAGGGCCGGGCCAAGGTGCCGACCGCCGCCCTCTCGCGGGGCCTGGCAGGGGTCGCCTCCCGCACCCTCATCGTCAACCTGCCCGGTTCCACGGGCGGGGTGAAGGACGGGCTCGCGGTCCTGGGCCGGCTCCTGGTGCACGCCGTCGACCAGCTCCGCGGCGGCGACCACCCCCGACCGGGGAGCCCGAACTGA
- a CDS encoding 5-formyltetrahydrofolate cyclo-ligase, translated as MNTDKSGSAPETSAKSSLRRELLAVRALLTEEDVDRTAAVLAGSALRLPELAEARTVAAYVSVGREPGTRHLLEALRGRGVRVLLPVLLADNDLDWAVYEGREHLVRAGRGLLEPDGPRLGPAAVLEADAVLLPGLAVDGTGMRLGRGGGSYDRVLSRLTAAGAHPPLVVLLYGNEVVARVPSEPHDHPVDAVVTPSGARRFAS; from the coding sequence ATGAACACCGACAAGTCCGGTTCCGCCCCCGAGACCTCCGCGAAGAGCTCACTCCGGCGCGAACTGCTCGCCGTGCGGGCCCTCCTGACGGAGGAGGACGTCGACCGGACCGCCGCGGTTCTCGCCGGGTCGGCGCTGCGCCTGCCCGAACTGGCCGAGGCCCGCACGGTCGCCGCGTACGTCTCCGTGGGCCGCGAACCGGGCACCCGCCACCTCCTGGAAGCCCTGCGCGGCCGTGGGGTGCGCGTACTGCTGCCGGTCCTGCTCGCCGACAACGACCTGGACTGGGCCGTGTACGAGGGCCGGGAGCACCTGGTGCGCGCCGGGCGCGGGCTCCTCGAACCGGACGGGCCGCGCCTCGGCCCCGCCGCCGTCCTGGAGGCCGACGCCGTGCTGCTGCCGGGCCTGGCGGTGGACGGGACCGGGATGCGGCTGGGACGCGGCGGCGGCAGCTACGACCGGGTGCTGTCCCGGCTGACGGCCGCCGGGGCGCACCCGCCGCTCGTGGTGCTGCTGTACGGGAACGAGGTGGTCGCGCGGGTCCCCTCGGAACCGCACGACCACCCCGTGGACGCCGTGGTCACCCCGTCCGGAGCGCGCCGCTTCGCCTCGTGA